From Desulfonatronum thiosulfatophilum, a single genomic window includes:
- a CDS encoding chemotaxis protein CheW — protein sequence MQHSASYLLFGIDQKLYALPVSKVIRVLPAAETTPGQNLPPMIRGLINIGGEVIPVVDIRSRPNRTDDEIDPEDRFILTSADGILMALLANSVDDVRELAEQTISLPLEDDPEMSESYSGDRRRGCTVVSTVDDEIVLIQDMRMFIKAATSLPSPADLFNDLPAPSEPEAMSHSASGSHE from the coding sequence ATGCAACATTCCGCATCCTACCTTCTCTTCGGCATTGATCAGAAACTGTATGCTCTGCCTGTTTCCAAGGTCATCCGCGTCCTGCCGGCCGCGGAAACAACGCCGGGGCAAAACCTGCCGCCCATGATTCGGGGATTGATTAATATTGGCGGCGAGGTGATTCCCGTGGTGGATATCCGGTCTCGCCCGAACCGGACAGATGACGAAATCGACCCCGAGGACCGATTCATTCTGACCAGTGCCGACGGAATTCTCATGGCCCTGCTGGCCAACAGCGTGGACGACGTTCGGGAGCTTGCCGAACAGACCATATCTCTGCCCCTGGAGGACGATCCGGAAATGTCTGAATCATATTCCGGCGACAGACGGCGGGGCTGCACCGTGGTCTCCACGGTTGACGATGAAATCGTCCTCATCCAGGACATGCGCATGTTCATCAAGGCAGCAACCTCCCTTCCAAGTCCTGCCGATCTGTTTAATGACTTGCCGGCTCCGTCCGAGCCGGAAGCAATGTCCCACAGCGCCTCCGGAAGCCACGAATGA
- a CDS encoding chemotaxis protein CheW, whose translation MTLLDEQLGADRTNPMVERTLEQKRRILRHRARLLARSTTRASDPEQNLNFVEFLLSGERYAVESVHVREVLVPSDITPVPCTPQHIHGIINVRGKIISVMDLRVLFGLPHNGPSPKDKVLILTSENMEFGILAEELVGAETAALDAVHPPPSTMQDGRGTYLRGIIGTDLILLDAVKLLSDPTLLVNEES comes from the coding sequence ATGACCCTTTTGGACGAGCAACTCGGAGCGGATCGGACGAATCCCATGGTTGAACGAACTCTGGAACAAAAACGGCGCATTCTGCGCCACCGGGCGAGGTTGCTGGCGCGATCCACGACCCGGGCGAGCGATCCGGAACAGAACCTGAACTTCGTGGAGTTTCTCCTGTCCGGGGAGCGGTACGCCGTGGAATCCGTCCATGTGCGCGAGGTTCTCGTCCCGTCGGACATCACCCCGGTTCCCTGCACGCCGCAGCATATTCACGGGATCATCAACGTTCGGGGAAAGATCATTTCCGTGATGGATTTGCGGGTTCTTTTCGGTTTGCCCCACAATGGGCCATCCCCAAAAGACAAGGTCCTGATCCTGACTTCGGAGAACATGGAGTTCGGAATTCTCGCCGAAGAACTGGTCGGCGCGGAAACCGCGGCCCTGGATGCCGTTCACCCCCCGCCGTCCACCATGCAGGACGGCAGAGGCACCTATCTGCGCGGCATCATCGGGACGGACCTGATCCTGCTGGACGCCGTCAAACTGCTGTCCGACCCGACTCTGCTGGTCAACGAAGAATCATAA
- a CDS encoding CheR family methyltransferase yields MKMPAASSQDRKSPGTSFAEISPDFLSRLGTLIGKKMGLRIEDNKLDDLRRAVLDLWTTQGSESPEAFMRTLLDSSLSDQYIPLLAERLTTGETYFFREQNSLDALRLHILPRLMAAQPSRRSLRIWCAGCSSGEEAYTVAMLLDHNLPEPPTWNIRILATDINPRALEKARRGVYSKWSFRGVSDAIRDRYFLPLGNNTYAVKPRYRANVTFAPLNLATDEYPALLNNTHSLDLIICRNVMIYLLPETIRRVLTGFYRCLVEGGWLIVSASESARLRSSKFRPIHLPGATVYRKSMLDTATYRIEFPDDPDPSDLSNTILAESREDAKNTPAGLARGDEKCSFRDRITAGHETAAQLPPPPLASPVPPTPEHLWPQYKQAVQALRRGRPDEARTLLAPLLTEQEMMPIAPDRRSKAMQLMATIQADKGLLGEALDWCRRALIEDKTNAGVLHLQAMILQESGQDQEARQALKHLLYLEPECIAAHAGLGSIASRDGQLKEAGRHFENALELLSALPAETPVPEMDGMTAGRLMETIGTMIAREGLR; encoded by the coding sequence ATGAAAATGCCGGCAGCTTCCTCCCAGGACAGGAAATCTCCGGGAACCAGCTTTGCGGAGATTTCACCGGATTTTCTGAGCAGACTGGGAACCTTGATCGGCAAAAAAATGGGCTTGCGGATCGAGGACAACAAGCTGGACGATTTGCGGCGAGCCGTTCTTGATCTCTGGACTACCCAGGGCAGCGAAAGTCCTGAAGCATTCATGCGAACCTTGCTGGATTCATCCCTGAGCGACCAGTACATTCCGCTGCTGGCTGAACGATTGACCACGGGCGAGACATATTTTTTCCGTGAGCAAAACAGCCTGGATGCCCTGCGGTTGCATATCCTGCCCCGGTTGATGGCCGCACAGCCGTCCCGCCGTTCGCTGCGCATCTGGTGCGCCGGATGCAGTTCCGGGGAGGAAGCCTACACGGTGGCCATGCTCCTGGATCACAACCTGCCCGAACCGCCCACCTGGAACATTCGGATTCTCGCCACGGACATCAACCCCCGGGCTCTGGAAAAGGCCAGGCGGGGCGTCTATTCCAAGTGGTCCTTCCGCGGAGTTTCCGATGCGATACGGGATCGCTACTTTCTGCCTCTGGGCAACAATACCTATGCGGTCAAGCCCCGATACCGGGCCAACGTAACCTTTGCTCCCCTGAACCTGGCCACGGACGAGTATCCTGCCTTGCTGAACAACACGCATTCACTGGACCTGATCATCTGCCGCAACGTGATGATCTACCTGTTGCCGGAAACCATTCGCCGCGTGCTGACCGGTTTTTATCGGTGTCTGGTGGAAGGCGGCTGGCTGATCGTCTCCGCCAGCGAAAGCGCCCGACTGCGGTCCAGCAAATTCAGGCCGATCCACCTGCCGGGAGCTACGGTCTATCGCAAAAGCATGCTGGATACGGCTACGTACCGGATTGAGTTTCCTGATGATCCCGATCCGTCGGATTTGTCGAACACCATTCTTGCCGAAAGCCGTGAAGACGCAAAAAACACTCCAGCCGGCCTTGCCCGTGGGGACGAAAAATGCTCGTTCCGGGACAGAATAACTGCCGGCCACGAGACCGCAGCCCAACTTCCCCCGCCGCCGTTGGCCAGCCCCGTACCCCCTACCCCGGAACATTTGTGGCCGCAATACAAGCAGGCGGTTCAGGCTCTTCGCAGGGGTCGGCCGGATGAGGCCCGAACCCTGCTGGCTCCCTTGCTTACGGAGCAAGAGATGATGCCGATTGCACCCGACCGAAGAAGCAAGGCCATGCAGCTCATGGCCACGATTCAGGCCGACAAGGGGCTCCTGGGCGAGGCCCTGGACTGGTGCCGCCGCGCCCTGATCGAGGACAAGACCAATGCCGGAGTTCTGCATCTGCAGGCCATGATCCTCCAGGAGTCGGGACAGGATCAGGAGGCCAGGCAGGCCTTGAAGCATCTGCTTTATCTTGAACCGGAATGCATCGCCGCCCACGCCGGTCTGGGCAGCATTGCTTCGCGCGACGGCCAACTCAAGGAAGCCGGACGACATTTCGAAAACGCCCTGGAACTGCTCTCGGCTCTGCCCGCGGAGACGCCCGTTCCTGAAATGGACGGTATGACCGCGGGAAGACTCATGGAAACCATTGGAACAATGATTGCGCGGGAAGGTCTGCGATGA
- a CDS encoding DsbA family protein — protein sequence MTKPTRFMMAVCFLALLISLVQPGTARSDVEARIPTQMQLRELLSANPELVLDVLREHPLELVQILEQGLLAKRELERQRQEQEDLAMERNPEISKDRPIRGNPEAPITIVEYSDFLCPYCSQATATVKRLLDLDDAGELRLVFKHLPLNPVSRELALAYEAAAMQSHEAAWQLHDLLFERQAELRGNAEAVLERIVAGLDIDLDRFAADRASPEAAERIIKDMEEARSFGFGGTPMFLINGIPVRGAVPLQEFQRVVEMAGTKSSGGYAGE from the coding sequence ATGACGAAACCGACTCGGTTCATGATGGCTGTTTGTTTTTTGGCGCTGCTGATAAGTTTGGTGCAACCCGGCACGGCCCGGTCCGATGTCGAGGCGCGGATTCCGACGCAGATGCAATTGCGGGAATTGTTGTCCGCGAATCCGGAACTGGTCCTGGACGTGCTTCGCGAGCATCCGCTGGAGCTGGTGCAGATCCTGGAACAGGGCCTTCTGGCAAAACGGGAACTGGAGCGGCAACGCCAGGAGCAGGAAGACCTGGCCATGGAACGCAATCCCGAAATTTCCAAGGACCGTCCGATCCGCGGCAACCCCGAAGCACCCATCACCATTGTCGAGTATTCCGACTTTTTGTGCCCGTATTGCAGCCAGGCTACGGCCACGGTAAAGCGGCTGCTGGACCTGGATGATGCCGGAGAGTTGCGACTGGTTTTCAAGCATCTGCCCCTGAATCCCGTTTCCCGGGAACTGGCCCTGGCCTATGAGGCCGCAGCCATGCAGAGCCATGAAGCAGCCTGGCAGCTGCACGATCTTCTGTTCGAGCGCCAGGCGGAACTTCGCGGCAATGCTGAAGCAGTCCTGGAACGCATTGTCGCGGGACTGGACATCGACCTGGATCGCTTTGCCGCGGACCGCGCGAGTCCGGAAGCGGCCGAGCGGATCATCAAGGATATGGAAGAAGCGCGAAGCTTCGGTTTCGGCGGCACGCCAATGTTTCTGATCAATGGCATTCCGGTGCGCGGCGCAGTTCCCCTTCAGGAATTTCAGCGCGTTGTCGAAATGGCCGGAACGAAATCCAGCGGCGGCTACGCCGGCGAATAA
- a CDS encoding hybrid sensor histidine kinase/response regulator — protein sequence MKMRDAVVRRWRSAPIGFKFGAIMAFMMFLILFTAVIGSIALRMTLNHVESVILTSTEIRELTMEIDRELQHARQLERAFFMQWPRIGFEQAMESSGYEAKQRIRKVIELTGSLRNKLDNSAISRELQEAVLHLEFYLSAAERYAGTFGDAVILVSELARQETGRQTNLAVLSDIFIERIEMLQATDMLLLFRTYQTWQNLYLGTRQRPDMQSALNALKPLQETILSSPDLTEISRQDLLNILVALEYVIAQILELDWQLEDKFREFDLQISALTPISEQLTSLARLEVDRARDGIDKTRWNTTLLLFLAVLFAMALGMSTALVMHRSITRKFAALTLSADRLRGGDFQARATVRSSDEIGRLAETFNTMAERISNLMHDLQQRFEMSQIRLFQGIESIEEGFALFDKRDGLVTANRNVIKLLPPTGHVLRPGATFRECLASVIDAGLFRGERASVWMATQLQMFRRGAGSDELRLTSGRVLKIRYSRTQHHETVVLLEDVTERVRMEEQRLDMERQLLHAQKLESLGVLAGGIAHDFNNLLSAMMGNMELALALPSLEDPARKRILQAHTAARRAADLTRQMLAYSGKGGFEVRPLMLNDLVQDNVHIFRTALPKNIRLILNLAPSLPLIRADSGQIQQVIMNLITNAAEAIGDQPGTMTLSTRVRYCDADCIHRSRTTEKPAPGWHVLLAVQDSGDGMSDEILTRLFDPFFSTKFTGRGLGLSAVLGIIRGHRGGIIVESSPGSGTTFEVLFPLDESVIRNTLNDGEPPVGEESVLPEMNSTIPELVLVVDDEEMVRELSVEALQHLGYSVLVAEDGLDGVRIFKEYQEHIGCVILDLMMPNMDGVTAFAELRKIRKDIPVILCSGYSPQETEQRFAGDRPTAFLQKPFSIKALQKTLQTAFNSYS from the coding sequence ATGAAGATGCGAGACGCCGTGGTCCGGAGGTGGCGAAGCGCGCCTATTGGCTTCAAGTTCGGGGCTATCATGGCCTTCATGATGTTCCTGATCCTTTTTACGGCCGTTATCGGTTCCATAGCGCTGCGCATGACCCTGAACCATGTCGAGTCCGTGATCCTGACCAGCACGGAGATCCGGGAATTGACCATGGAGATCGATCGGGAACTGCAGCATGCCCGGCAACTGGAACGGGCCTTCTTCATGCAATGGCCGCGCATCGGTTTCGAACAGGCCATGGAATCCTCCGGTTACGAAGCGAAACAGCGGATTCGGAAAGTAATCGAACTGACCGGTTCTTTACGCAATAAACTGGACAATTCCGCCATCAGTCGTGAATTGCAGGAGGCTGTCCTGCACCTGGAATTCTATCTTTCCGCAGCGGAACGCTATGCCGGAACCTTTGGAGATGCCGTGATCCTGGTTTCCGAATTGGCCCGCCAGGAAACCGGACGCCAGACCAACCTTGCCGTTCTCTCCGACATATTCATCGAACGAATCGAGATGCTGCAGGCGACCGATATGCTGCTGCTGTTCCGCACGTACCAGACCTGGCAGAATCTCTACCTGGGAACCCGGCAACGTCCGGACATGCAATCCGCGCTGAACGCCTTGAAACCATTGCAGGAAACAATCCTCTCCTCACCGGATCTGACGGAAATTAGCCGCCAGGATCTGTTGAACATTCTGGTGGCTCTCGAATATGTCATTGCGCAGATCCTGGAACTGGACTGGCAACTGGAAGACAAATTCCGGGAATTTGACCTGCAGATCAGCGCGCTGACGCCCATATCCGAACAATTGACGTCCCTGGCCCGTCTGGAAGTGGATCGGGCCAGGGACGGCATCGACAAGACCCGCTGGAACACCACGCTGCTCTTGTTCCTGGCCGTGCTGTTCGCCATGGCTCTGGGTATGTCCACGGCACTGGTCATGCACCGCTCCATTACCCGCAAGTTCGCGGCCTTGACCCTTTCCGCGGACCGCTTGCGGGGCGGCGATTTCCAGGCCCGGGCCACGGTGCGTTCCAGCGACGAGATCGGTCGCCTGGCCGAGACCTTCAATACCATGGCCGAGCGGATCAGCAACCTGATGCACGATCTGCAGCAGCGTTTCGAAATGAGTCAAATCCGACTCTTCCAGGGCATAGAATCCATCGAGGAAGGTTTCGCCCTCTTCGACAAGCGTGATGGCCTGGTTACGGCCAACCGGAACGTGATCAAACTCCTGCCGCCCACTGGACATGTCCTGCGACCCGGTGCAACATTTCGGGAGTGCCTTGCCTCGGTAATTGATGCGGGATTGTTCCGAGGGGAAAGGGCTTCGGTCTGGATGGCAACCCAACTGCAAATGTTTCGTCGCGGGGCGGGATCGGATGAATTGCGATTGACCAGCGGGCGCGTGCTCAAGATTCGGTATTCCCGGACCCAGCATCATGAGACCGTGGTCCTGCTGGAAGACGTGACCGAACGTGTACGGATGGAGGAGCAACGGCTGGACATGGAACGCCAGTTGCTGCATGCGCAGAAACTGGAGAGCCTCGGAGTCCTTGCGGGAGGCATTGCCCATGATTTCAACAACCTGCTTTCAGCAATGATGGGCAACATGGAGCTGGCGCTGGCCCTGCCGTCCCTGGAGGATCCAGCCCGGAAACGAATTCTGCAGGCACATACGGCGGCGCGCCGGGCCGCGGATTTGACCCGGCAGATGCTGGCCTACTCCGGCAAAGGGGGCTTTGAGGTCCGCCCCCTCATGCTCAACGATCTGGTGCAGGACAACGTGCATATTTTCCGGACCGCCCTGCCGAAAAACATCCGACTGATCCTGAATCTCGCACCGTCTCTGCCCCTGATTCGCGCCGATTCCGGTCAGATCCAGCAGGTGATCATGAACCTGATCACTAATGCCGCGGAGGCCATCGGCGATCAGCCCGGAACCATGACCTTGTCCACCAGGGTGCGCTATTGCGACGCGGATTGCATTCACCGTTCCCGGACTACGGAAAAACCTGCCCCGGGCTGGCATGTCCTGCTTGCGGTCCAGGATTCGGGAGACGGAATGAGCGACGAGATCCTGACCAGGCTGTTCGACCCGTTCTTCAGCACCAAGTTCACAGGACGCGGGCTGGGCCTGTCCGCCGTGCTGGGCATCATCCGGGGACATCGCGGTGGAATCATCGTGGAGAGTTCGCCTGGATCAGGGACAACCTTCGAGGTTCTTTTTCCCCTGGATGAATCGGTGATCCGGAATACTTTGAATGATGGGGAACCGCCGGTCGGGGAGGAGTCGGTTCTTCCCGAAATGAATTCGACAATTCCGGAGTTGGTGCTTGTCGTGGATGACGAGGAAATGGTCCGGGAATTGTCCGTGGAGGCGCTGCAGCATCTTGGATATTCGGTCCTGGTCGCCGAGGACGGGCTGGATGGGGTGCGGATTTTCAAGGAATATCAGGAGCATATCGGCTGCGTCATTCTGGATTTGATGATGCCGAACATGGACGGAGTGACGGCATTTGCTGAATTGCGCAAAATCCGCAAGGATATTCCAGTCATCCTCTGCAGCGGATACAGCCCCCAGGAGACCGAGCAGCGCTTCGCGGGAGACCGTCCGACAGCCTTTCTCCAGAAACCCTTCAGCATCAAGGCTCTCCAGAAAACACTCCAAACCGCATTCAACTCGTATTCCTGA
- a CDS encoding ABC transporter permease: MTSEHAATAFLDDHGTVSGTGSQAMVLRGRLDVGSTGGIWRKIRKSLDKTRARTLDLDVSGLEYVDSSGLALFSELKDHLQSQGGALRLVGLRSDLHPRLQYFQESAQVAVHPRRRPGILEKFGRGAEVLFQDVRELVGYVGAFTAGFAKAVRHPGTIRWRDFWLNCETVGANAVLIIALIGFLMGLIISFQSAMPLRMFGAEIYVARLLGLSMIRELGPLVTAIILAGRSGASFAAELGTMKINEELNALTTMGLDPIRLLVVPRMLAAMFMTPLLTMLFIIFSLIGGAVVMLSLGYPLITYTTQVTMSVGVTDLFSGLFKAFVFSILVGWIGCVRGLQTGHGAWAVGAATTSAVVSGIILIAVADGIFAVVYYVFNY, encoded by the coding sequence GTGACCTCCGAACATGCCGCTACCGCGTTTCTGGACGACCACGGCACGGTGTCGGGGACCGGTTCGCAGGCCATGGTCCTGCGTGGACGTTTGGATGTAGGTTCCACTGGAGGGATCTGGCGAAAGATTCGGAAGTCTCTGGATAAAACCCGAGCCAGGACATTGGATCTGGACGTTTCAGGACTGGAGTATGTCGACAGTTCCGGGCTGGCCTTGTTCTCGGAATTGAAAGACCATCTTCAGTCCCAGGGAGGAGCGTTGCGGCTGGTCGGCCTGCGTTCCGATCTGCACCCACGGTTGCAGTATTTCCAGGAATCCGCGCAGGTCGCGGTGCATCCGCGGCGGCGTCCCGGCATCCTGGAAAAGTTCGGACGCGGGGCCGAGGTTCTCTTTCAGGATGTCCGGGAACTGGTGGGATATGTCGGAGCGTTCACTGCGGGCTTTGCCAAGGCGGTGCGTCATCCGGGAACGATACGCTGGCGGGATTTCTGGCTGAACTGCGAGACCGTGGGCGCCAACGCCGTATTGATCATCGCCCTGATCGGCTTCCTGATGGGGCTGATCATCTCCTTCCAGTCCGCCATGCCGCTGCGCATGTTCGGTGCGGAGATCTATGTGGCCCGGCTGCTGGGACTGTCCATGATCCGGGAATTGGGGCCGCTGGTCACGGCCATCATTCTGGCCGGCCGCTCCGGGGCCTCTTTTGCCGCGGAACTGGGGACCATGAAGATAAACGAGGAACTCAACGCCTTGACAACCATGGGGCTCGACCCGATCCGGCTGCTTGTGGTGCCGAGGATGCTGGCGGCCATGTTCATGACCCCGCTTTTGACCATGCTGTTCATAATATTTAGCCTGATCGGAGGGGCCGTGGTCATGCTTTCCCTGGGCTATCCTCTGATCACCTACACCACCCAGGTGACCATGTCCGTAGGCGTGACGGATCTTTTCAGCGGCCTGTTCAAGGCATTCGTCTTCAGCATATTGGTGGGCTGGATCGGGTGCGTGCGCGGACTCCAGACCGGCCACGGAGCCTGGGCCGTGGGGGCGGCGACCACCAGCGCCGTGGTCAGCGGGATCATCTTGATTGCCGTTGCGGACGGCATTTTCGCGGTGGTGTATTATGTCTTCAACTACTGA
- a CDS encoding glutamine--tRNA ligase/YqeY domain fusion protein, giving the protein MSTPETPVLASNFIKNIVEEDLRAGKNNGQVTTRFPPEPNGYLHIGHAKSICLNFGLAREFGGVCHLRFDDTNPIKEDVEYVESIKRDVRWLGFDWEDKLFYASDYFEQLHEYACELIRRGKAYVCSLSTEEIRQYRGTLTEPGRNSPYRDRSVEENLDLFAGMRAGKFEEGQHSLRAKIDMASPNVSLRDPVIYRIKKAAHHRTGDTWCIYPMYDFAHCLSDAMEGITHSICTLEFENNRPLYHWFLDALETPCHPEQIEFARLNLSYTVLSKRKLIQLVQDKSVSGWDDPRMPTISGLRRRGVPPDALRTFCDRIGVSRADSMVDISMLEHCVRDALNVRAPRVMVVLKPLKVVITNYPEGQVEELDAPLHPENPDMGSRKVPFGRELYIERDDFMEDPPKKFFRLAPGREVRLRYGYYITCRDVVKNEQGEIVELRCIYDPASRGGGTPDGRKVKATMHWVCAQTAKPARVRIYSHLFTVPNPNETSEGLDFRANLNPDSLEVLEDCRVEPHLATAESGSRWQFERLGYFNVDPADSTPQDLVFNRIVSLRDTWAKVQAAESGKK; this is encoded by the coding sequence ATGTCCACCCCTGAAACCCCCGTCCTTGCTTCGAATTTCATCAAGAATATCGTCGAGGAGGATCTGCGGGCCGGAAAAAACAACGGACAGGTGACCACCAGGTTTCCCCCGGAACCCAATGGTTACCTGCATATCGGCCATGCCAAATCCATCTGCCTGAACTTCGGCCTGGCCCGCGAGTTCGGCGGCGTCTGCCATCTGCGTTTCGACGACACCAACCCGATCAAGGAAGATGTGGAGTATGTCGAATCCATCAAGCGTGACGTGCGTTGGCTGGGCTTCGACTGGGAAGACAAGCTGTTTTACGCCTCGGATTATTTCGAACAACTCCATGAATACGCCTGCGAACTGATCCGGCGGGGCAAGGCCTATGTCTGCAGTCTGAGCACCGAGGAAATCCGGCAGTACCGCGGCACCCTGACCGAGCCCGGTCGGAACAGCCCGTACCGTGACCGGAGCGTCGAGGAAAACCTGGACCTTTTTGCCGGAATGCGGGCCGGAAAGTTCGAGGAGGGACAGCATTCGCTGCGCGCCAAGATCGACATGGCTTCGCCCAACGTCAGCCTGCGTGACCCGGTGATCTACCGGATCAAGAAGGCCGCGCACCACCGGACCGGCGACACCTGGTGCATCTACCCCATGTACGATTTCGCGCACTGTCTCTCCGACGCCATGGAGGGCATTACGCATTCCATCTGCACCCTGGAGTTCGAGAACAACCGCCCCTTGTACCACTGGTTCCTGGATGCCCTGGAAACACCATGCCACCCGGAGCAGATCGAGTTTGCCAGGCTCAACCTGAGCTATACCGTGCTCAGCAAGCGCAAACTGATCCAACTGGTCCAGGACAAATCCGTTTCAGGATGGGACGATCCGCGCATGCCGACCATTTCCGGGCTGCGCCGCAGAGGCGTGCCCCCGGATGCGCTGCGCACCTTTTGCGACCGGATCGGCGTGTCCAGAGCGGATTCCATGGTGGACATCTCCATGCTGGAGCACTGCGTTCGCGATGCTCTCAATGTTCGGGCGCCGCGGGTAATGGTCGTGCTCAAGCCGTTGAAGGTCGTGATCACCAATTATCCCGAGGGCCAGGTTGAGGAGTTGGACGCCCCTCTGCACCCCGAGAATCCGGACATGGGTTCGCGAAAGGTGCCATTTGGGAGGGAATTGTACATTGAGCGGGACGACTTCATGGAGGACCCGCCGAAGAAATTTTTCCGGCTGGCCCCGGGCCGTGAAGTTCGCCTGCGTTACGGCTACTATATCACCTGCCGGGATGTGGTGAAGAACGAACAGGGCGAGATCGTGGAACTGCGATGCATCTATGATCCGGCTTCCCGGGGCGGCGGCACCCCGGACGGCCGCAAGGTCAAGGCCACCATGCACTGGGTCTGCGCCCAAACCGCCAAGCCGGCCCGGGTGCGCATCTACAGCCACCTGTTCACCGTGCCCAATCCCAATGAAACTTCTGAAGGCCTAGACTTCCGCGCCAATCTCAATCCTGATTCCCTGGAAGTGCTGGAAGACTGCCGGGTCGAACCGCACCTGGCCACGGCCGAGTCCGGCAGCCGCTGGCAGTTCGAACGACTGGGCTATTTCAACGTGGACCCGGCGGACAGCACCCCGCAAGACTTGGTCTTCAACCGAATCGTCTCCCTGCGCGACACCTGGGCCAAGGTTCAGGCCGCGGAAAGCGGGAAGAAATAA
- a CDS encoding branched-chain amino acid ABC transporter substrate-binding protein, translated as MSRNRNRFPIELGLVCILFALTAFGCSPDAPLRNVCADELGCVWIEPGAEVKIVSLHTFSGIQERISREHLRSLEIAIAERGGKLHGHPLVVVTADEQCSRAGGLVSAQKIATDRNIVAVHGPNCSSAAIPATRILSEAGLVLVSGTATAPSLTSQSGDPGEHRQPGFFRTASNDEYQGIAAAHFAYHVLDVRRAATVHDQDAYAMGLAEAFAAAFQELGGEVVYVGAINRGDRNMHPLVQALAGQRPELVFFPIFSMEGHYFIQALRSYPLSEKLSLLSADSLLNRPFLEICGNRCLGMFFIAPDSAETPAYVSYLERYLQTYGEGPQGYFHAHGYDAAVILLHALEQSSFPEPDGSLRIERQRLRTTLSSIRDFPGLTGRLSCDAFGDCGMPRFKLVSLNRGMEFEELLENVIAVHAPLEQANPSVSQ; from the coding sequence ATGTCGAGAAATCGAAACCGCTTTCCAATCGAGTTGGGGCTGGTCTGCATTCTTTTTGCTCTGACGGCTTTCGGTTGCTCGCCGGATGCGCCTTTGCGGAACGTCTGCGCCGATGAGCTGGGATGTGTCTGGATTGAGCCCGGTGCTGAGGTAAAAATCGTCAGTTTACATACCTTCAGCGGCATCCAGGAAAGAATCAGCCGGGAACATCTCCGGAGTCTGGAGATAGCCATCGCGGAACGGGGAGGCAAACTGCATGGTCATCCTCTTGTCGTGGTCACCGCGGATGAACAATGCTCTCGCGCCGGGGGTCTTGTTTCTGCCCAGAAAATCGCCACGGACCGGAATATCGTGGCCGTCCACGGCCCGAATTGCTCCAGCGCGGCCATTCCGGCGACACGAATACTCTCGGAAGCCGGTCTGGTGCTGGTTTCCGGCACAGCCACGGCGCCGTCCCTGACGTCCCAATCCGGCGATCCCGGCGAGCACCGCCAGCCGGGTTTTTTTCGAACCGCGAGCAATGACGAATATCAGGGCATTGCCGCCGCTCACTTTGCCTATCATGTCCTCGACGTTCGTCGTGCAGCCACGGTCCATGATCAAGACGCCTATGCCATGGGATTGGCTGAAGCCTTTGCCGCGGCGTTTCAGGAACTTGGCGGCGAAGTGGTTTATGTGGGAGCCATCAACCGCGGCGATCGGAACATGCACCCCCTGGTCCAGGCCCTGGCCGGTCAACGGCCTGAACTTGTCTTTTTTCCCATCTTTTCCATGGAAGGCCATTATTTTATCCAGGCACTCCGAAGCTATCCCTTATCTGAAAAACTGAGCCTGCTCAGCGCGGACAGTCTCCTGAACCGACCGTTTCTTGAAATCTGCGGCAATCGTTGTCTGGGGATGTTTTTTATCGCTCCGGACAGCGCGGAAACCCCGGCCTATGTCTCCTACCTGGAGCGCTACCTCCAAACATACGGGGAAGGTCCCCAGGGATATTTCCATGCCCATGGATATGATGCCGCGGTCATCCTGCTGCACGCCCTGGAACAATCCTCCTTTCCCGAACCGGACGGGTCGTTGCGCATCGAACGCCAGAGGCTGCGTACGACCTTGTCCTCGATCCGCGATTTTCCCGGGTTGACCGGCAGGCTGAGCTGCGATGCGTTCGGCGATTGCGGCATGCCGCGGTTCAAGCTGGTGAGCTTGAACCGCGGCATGGAATTCGAGGAACTCCTGGAAAACGTCATCGCCGTGCATGCTCCCTTGGAACAAGCAAATCCTTCCGTCAGTCAATGA